Genomic window (Euhalothece natronophila Z-M001):
TTATCGCGATCGGTCAGCGGATACCTGAAGTGAATAAATTGCAGAAGGTTTAAGTTAATCATTATGAGTGTTCAAGCTAATCATCCCTTTATTGGCACATGGCACATTTATAAGATGTCAGAGTGGGATGAAGACTATTTCAACATGGAAACGCAAGCCTATGTTGAAATCCAAACCAATAATTTAGGGAGTTTCCAATTCGGCTTAGTGAGCGGTTCTCTGGACGGGTATCTTGATGAGGCAAACGGTCAACAACGGTTTGCTTTTACTTGGGAAGGACAAGATGAGATGGATGAAGCAATGGGAAGCGGTTGGCTTCAACTAAAAAGTGATGATGAAGTCGAAGGGTTTATCAAATTCCATTTAGGGGATGATTCTACCTTCCGAGCCACCAAAGCCAGTTAAGTTTTTTCTCAAGATTCTTCCTTTCAGGAGGCAAGCATAAAAAATTTCCCCCTTCCAGAGCAGGAAGGGGGTTGTAGTTTTAGGAGGTGTTATCGGTTAGGACTGTCCGCTGGAACCCGCAATGGCTTGTTGGTCACCGAAGTTAATTTTTACTTTCTTATTCGCCGCTTCTTCCACTTTCGGTAAGTGTAGCGTCAGAATGCCGTTGTTGTAGTCCGCCTGTACTTGGTCTTGTTGGATGCCAACGGGTAAACCAATGGTACGGCTGAACTTGCCATATTGGAACTCAGAGCCGTAGCTGTTTTGTGCTTCGTTTTCGCGACGATATTCACCGCTGATGGTTACAGAGTCACGGTTTACCGTAACATCTAGGTCATCAGGATTGATGCCAGGGACTTGGGCTTTCAGTTCTAAATTATTACCAGCATCGTTTAGTTCAAGGGGAAGTTGACCCCATTGCGGCGTTAGAGCGCGATCACCTGTCATTTCATCAAATAGGCGATCCATTTGACGACGGAAAGCATCGATTTCAGTAGCAGGATTCCAACGTACTAATGCCATAACGCTGTCACCTCCTATTTTTGGGTTTCAACTGCACGCGCTGCATCAACCTCTTATTTCACTTATTAATGATGGGATATAAGGGGGAAAGTGATCAGTGGGATTACCCGAACCTTCCATCTCGTCTGTACCGTAAAGGATTGGAGTGGAGCGCGATCAGCCTTTCGGCTTAGTGTCGAAGGCACATCGCGCCCTTCATTAATGGGCAAAATTTAACTTTGCGACTTAAGGTTACTAGATTCCAGAAGCCATCCTCAGAGAAGTCCAGTTGATACGGGTTTGAAATTGAAGAGAATGGTAGTCTTGCTAGCTGTAAAAACCTTTATTATTACCTTCAATCAAATTATAATCAGACATAGAAAAATTATGACTTCTTATGATCAATATCTATGCTGATGAAACTTGTACTCATCCCTCACAAGGGAAATATTTAATAATTTCAGCAATCACTCTTGAATCAGAAGTTGCTAAACCAATCCGAAAAAGAATTAACTCCTTAAAAGCTAACCTCCCACAGAGTGAGTTTCACTTTACTAAACTTACTAAGAATACAGTTCATCAGTATAAACAGCTTATTGATTTGTTGTTTGAATACTATCATCAAAAAGAGAGTTATAAACGGGGTATATTTAAACCAAGAGCTTATCGGAAAATTACGTTTGATGCCCTTTTCGTAGAACATCAAAAAATTGATAATGTCACCTTCAATAATGGAGACGCGAAACTGGGATTCTTGAGATTTTATAAAACGCTTCTAGAATTTCTAGTTAGAAAATACTATTTGCAGGGGCAAAAGTTTGACATCGTTCCTGATGACATTAACCTCAAAAAAGGACTATTAACAGTCAACGAACATGAGATTCAGCTTGAGGGGTTTGACTCGGTTAAACATCTAATTAACCAAGACTTTGAACTAAAAAACGGTATTCCTAATGTCATTCATCGAATTCAGAAACACCAATCCCACGCTGAACCGCTTTTACAACTAACCGATGTGATCCTTGGACTTTTAAAGTGCAAATTTAACGATTCTAATCTCACCGGTTCTAAACGAGAAAAAGCGAGGCGAGAAGTTCTCTCTTATTTTGAACAAAGATGCGAGGAAGCTGGGATTAAACTTGACCTTGGAAATATGTATCCCTATAGAAGTTTCAATCTCTGGGAATTTAACTCAGTAGAATTTTAGGGGCACATTAAGCCTAGACTGAAAAGCCGTAGCGTCGCATCGCGACGTTGTTCGGTTCTTAATGTGCCTCTACTTAAAACTATAGACCTTGCCGGTATCCTTGTCAATTTTTGGAACTGAAGCCATAGCCTGCGTGGTTGACTCTGGCAATGTATATAGCGCGATGTGGCGATGCCACTTGCCTTCGGCAATCGCACTGAAAGGGAACTAATTTAAACGTTTAATTGCATTTCATCAAGCGCTCTAGAACTTGGCTATATTTCACCTTATTCAGAAGTTAATCCGTATTCACTCAGAGCTTGAGACAAAATCTGATCGGGTTCCATTTCCTCAATGTAGCGATGGTATTTACCAATTTCCAATCTGCTAGCATCAAGAAATTCTTCTTGTCTTTCTGCTATGAAGCAACTGGAACTACATTTGATAATAGCAGTGTTCAACGTAGCAGAATTGATGGTAGGTATTACAGTTTCTTGAGTTCCCACTATTAAATGATGACTAGAAATAGGTAAGTACACTGCCCATAGAGGTTCTAAATCACAAGGAAAAGGTCTATATTGATTATCAGTTCCTCCTTGACAGATAACTGGTGTATCTCCTAAAACAAAATAACCTTCTTTTTCTACTACTAGATACCAATTTAGTTCTTGTAATTTAGAATTTTCAAATGTTGATCCTAAAAGTGCCTTATTATGAGCCGTTTTGGTTTCTTTTTTAAGATTAATGCTCTCTAGTATCGAAAGGAATGTTCCTTGTAACTCTGAGGGAATAGAATCGATATAATTACTAATTAAATTCGGGTTATTTCTCAACACTGAGTTAAGATATTGTTTTTCTTCAGTGGTCATTTCACGCCCCAAACACTTGTAAAATTCTTCTGTTAGCAAATTGAGTCTATTCTTGATTTCTGATTCCATTAACTTAATGATATTCTGATGATTTGATAAACATTTACTTATACCTTCAATAGTAAAATTAGCCATTTTGGTAGAAAACTGACGCAAAGCGCGGGAACGCATAGCTAAATGACACAAAAATTCAGAAAAAATTGGGTCTTTAATAGGAATAGATTTAGATTCATTTCTTAGTTCATCAATTGCGCGAGAATATGTTTTTTCTTGCTCTGTAATTTTATTATCACAGTTAGCTTCTGCCTTTTCACCGTAAAAAAGTTTTTCCACGAATACATTTTTTATATTGTTTTGGTAACTCTTGTTATATTCATAGACTACTGTATAAACCTGCTGGTTCTTTTTTTTCTTTTTATTCGAGGATTGAGAGAAACCTTGGCCAGTTTTTTTCTCAGTTGCAAAGCCTTTAAGAAGAAATCTAGGAATAACGTGGTGTCTAGAACCAGACATATTTTCTTCTATAAATAATTTTCACTAACTTTAGTTTAAATGAAAATCAAAGTATAACGCCTCAACTTCCCCAAAACATTGTACCCTTGACCTAATCACTCGTTTCCACTGCATCGAGTATGAAGATAGATCGGCACGGGCAAGCGAAAATCCTCACTCCCGAAGAAATCCAATTACTCTTTACTCAAGGGTTTACTAACTCACGCGATCGCGCTTTATTCGGCATCTGTCTTTATGGCGCGTGTCGAATCAGAGAAGCCTGTAGCCTAAGAACCGCAGATGTTTACACCCGTAAAGGCGCTCCCCGAGAGCAACTTATTATCCGTAAAGGAAATACTAAAGGGAAACTTTCTACTCGTACCGTTCCCGTTATAGAAGAACTGCGCTCTCTTTTAATTGACTATTACCCCAACCCCCGAACTTGGTTTCTTTTCCCTGGTCGCCACAATAAAGGACATCTTCACCCTGACAGTGCCGCCAAAATTTTGAGAGAGGTTTGTAAAAAACTCGACATCGAAGGAGTTTCTACACACTCATTCCGCCGAACCGCTTTAACCCACATGAGTAACGCTGGGATTCCGTTGCGAGTCATTCAAGAAATCTCAGGGCATCGTTCCTTAAGTGTTCTACAAGGCTATTTGGAAGTCACCCCAGAGCAAGTGCGGGGTGCAGCGTCTTCTCTGTCGATGTTGGGCTACTCAGATCATAAGGTTAATGATCCCCCAGTTCGTTGGAATGGGAGCAAGGGTTGAAAAATGAAGAACGAGAGAGCAAACAAGACATTGATTGGGAATAAAGCAATATTTCCCGCTCTAGAGTTAAGAGAGCGCGATTGACGCGAAGCGTCAGCAAGCGGGAGAAAATGTTCTTATTTACTGGGAAGACATATCCTAATTATCTTTACAGCACATGAGGAAAACGGGAAGTTAATCGCTCGTTCCATTCGCTAACTCTTCCCGCAGAACTCGACGAAGGTCACTTTCGGTAAGAGGTTGCTCTGGTGAATTTTTAAGATGAGCTTTCAAAGCCTCATTAATTAATGTCTGATAACCTAACCCTCTAGCTTCCGCACGTTCTCGGAAACTCTCCAAATCTCGTCATCCAAATAGATCGTAATGCGTGTTTTTTCCTTTTGATGGAATGGCAGGACCACGCTTCCCTTTCGAGAAATCATATTCATCCCTCATAAGCCTTAGCCTCCTGACGTGTGGCGCGACGAGCAGAAATTAGCCGAAATGCATCACCGCGGATCGTGTAAACAATAACTAACAGCAACCCTGAGCTACTCATCCCCAGTGCTATAAAACGCTCTTCCTCTGATGCATCTGGATCAATGTCATGGACAGCAAGGGATCATAAACACAAATTCAGCTTCGGCAAAAGAACACCATGTTTTTGCCAATTAATTTGTGCTTTTTTGGGATCGTACTCAACGTCCATACATATATTATATGTATAATTGGCAGTTTAGACAAGACTAAGCAAGCAAGTGCGGGGTGCAGCGTCTTCTCTGTCGATGTTGGGCTATTCAGATCACAAGGTGAATGATCCCCCAGTTCACTAGAATGGGAGCAAGGGTTGAACAATGAAGAACGAGAGAGCCAATTAGATATTGATTGGGAACAGAGGAAGATTAACGGGATTTACGGTTCGGGATACTAGCATTTAACGATGTAAGGTTAGGGGAGGGAAATTGAGTCGGTTCCCAACAAAATATAATTGCTTGTTGATCCCAACATTAGTGTTATGCTTAAGTAACGAGAACAAAGATCGGTGACTACGTTTGATTTCAGTATTAATAGTTTTTTT
Coding sequences:
- a CDS encoding Hsp20/alpha crystallin family protein, translating into MALVRWNPATEIDAFRRQMDRLFDEMTGDRALTPQWGQLPLELNDAGNNLELKAQVPGINPDDLDVTVNRDSVTISGEYRRENEAQNSYGSEFQYGKFSRTIGLPVGIQQDQVQADYNNGILTLHLPKVEEAANKKVKINFGDQQAIAGSSGQS
- a CDS encoding DUF3800 domain-containing protein, which codes for MINIYADETCTHPSQGKYLIISAITLESEVAKPIRKRINSLKANLPQSEFHFTKLTKNTVHQYKQLIDLLFEYYHQKESYKRGIFKPRAYRKITFDALFVEHQKIDNVTFNNGDAKLGFLRFYKTLLEFLVRKYYLQGQKFDIVPDDINLKKGLLTVNEHEIQLEGFDSVKHLINQDFELKNGIPNVIHRIQKHQSHAEPLLQLTDVILGLLKCKFNDSNLTGSKREKARREVLSYFEQRCEEAGIKLDLGNMYPYRSFNLWEFNSVEF
- a CDS encoding DUF4238 domain-containing protein; its protein translation is MSGSRHHVIPRFLLKGFATEKKTGQGFSQSSNKKKKKNQQVYTVVYEYNKSYQNNIKNVFVEKLFYGEKAEANCDNKITEQEKTYSRAIDELRNESKSIPIKDPIFSEFLCHLAMRSRALRQFSTKMANFTIEGISKCLSNHQNIIKLMESEIKNRLNLLTEEFYKCLGREMTTEEKQYLNSVLRNNPNLISNYIDSIPSELQGTFLSILESINLKKETKTAHNKALLGSTFENSKLQELNWYLVVEKEGYFVLGDTPVICQGGTDNQYRPFPCDLEPLWAVYLPISSHHLIVGTQETVIPTINSATLNTAIIKCSSSCFIAERQEEFLDASRLEIGKYHRYIEEMEPDQILSQALSEYGLTSE
- a CDS encoding tyrosine-type recombinase/integrase; the encoded protein is MKIDRHGQAKILTPEEIQLLFTQGFTNSRDRALFGICLYGACRIREACSLRTADVYTRKGAPREQLIIRKGNTKGKLSTRTVPVIEELRSLLIDYYPNPRTWFLFPGRHNKGHLHPDSAAKILREVCKKLDIEGVSTHSFRRTALTHMSNAGIPLRVIQEISGHRSLSVLQGYLEVTPEQVRGAASSLSMLGYSDHKVNDPPVRWNGSKG
- a CDS encoding BrnT family toxin gives rise to the protein MSSSGLLLVIVYTIRGDAFRLISARRATRQEAKAYEG